In the genome of Pirellulales bacterium, the window GCGAAAAGATACTGTTCCGTCACGGTGTTCCGCTTGTCGATCAAGCGTCCATCGCTCGACGCGGCCGACGCGGCCAAGAGAAACGGCTTCCGCAGGAGCATTGCTGAGGCCCCGCCGACGACGAAGGCAGCGACCATCGCCAGCGTTAGGCGCCGCCGCCAGCGCCGATCGTCGCGGATGGCCAGCGCCTGAGTCTTCATCACTCCCCCGAGGCGTCGCGTGCCGTAGAAGGTTGAATCGCGAAACGCCGCCGCTTCGGAGGTGTTCCGTTCATCAAACTCGACCGGCCAATCCCCGGCCAAGCCCTCGATCTCCAAACCGCGCAGATCGCGGAGCAATTCGCGCGCGTCGGGATAGCGGTCTTTCGGGTCTTTCGCCAACATTTTGTGGACGATCCGGCAGAGCCCCGGAGGAAGATCGGGGCGATGGTTCTCCAGCCGCTCGGGGACGGCCTTGACGTGCTGCACGGCCACGCTCAGCGCCGTCTCGCCGCGAAACGGAGGCTCGCCGGCGAGCATCTGGTAGCAGGTCACTCCGAACGAATAGATGTCGCTGCGCGGATCGAGCTGCCGTCCCTCGACCTGCTCGGGGCTCATGTAGAGCGGCGTGCCCATCGTCATGCCCGTCTGCGTGAGATTGAGCGAATCGCCTTCGCTCGTGATCCGGGCCAGCCCGAAATCGGCGACCTTCACCTCGCCGACTTTGGTGAGCATGATGTTTTCGGGCTTGATGTCGCGGTGGACGATCCCCTGATCGGCCGCCTTGGCCAGCGCGACCGCCACTTGCCGCATGATCGAAACGACGAGCTTGACGTCGGGCAAACCGCTGCGGAGCAGCAATTCGCGGAGGTTCTGCCCTTCGACGTATTCCTGAGCGATGTAATGGATGCCTTCGACGCAGCCGACCTCGTGGATTTGCACGATATGGGCGTGCACCAAGGCGGCGGCGGCCTGGGCCTCCATGTGGAACCGACGAACGTAGGTCGAGTCTTTCGCCAGCTCGCGTTTCAAGATCTTGAACGCCACCTGCCGGCGCAACGAGAGTTGCTCGGCTAGATAGACTTCGGCCATCGCCCCGCGACCCAGGCGGCGGAGCAAACGGTAGTCGCCGATTTGCCGGCCCGAGAGGTCCAGGTCCAGGCCGCCGGCGGCGGATTGGGCGGTCGATTTGCTCATGTTATAAGTATGCCGGTTGCGAGCGTCGCCCCGCAAGGGCGACCGACCTCGCGGCAGCGATCGCGAAGTGGCGAGTATCGCCATTTTTTGAGTAGACTTAACATTAATTCTGATTGACATCAGGGGGGGAAATTGCCCATGATTGGCGCGGCGGGATGCCAAGACCAACGGTCGCTCTAGGGAAAGGAGACGCAAACATGGTGCGGGGCAACAAGG includes:
- a CDS encoding serine/threonine-protein kinase, which produces MSKSTAQSAAGGLDLDLSGRQIGDYRLLRRLGRGAMAEVYLAEQLSLRRQVAFKILKRELAKDSTYVRRFHMEAQAAAALVHAHIVQIHEVGCVEGIHYIAQEYVEGQNLRELLLRSGLPDVKLVVSIMRQVAVALAKAADQGIVHRDIKPENIMLTKVGEVKVADFGLARITSEGDSLNLTQTGMTMGTPLYMSPEQVEGRQLDPRSDIYSFGVTCYQMLAGEPPFRGETALSVAVQHVKAVPERLENHRPDLPPGLCRIVHKMLAKDPKDRYPDARELLRDLRGLEIEGLAGDWPVEFDERNTSEAAAFRDSTFYGTRRLGGVMKTQALAIRDDRRWRRRLTLAMVAAFVVGGASAMLLRKPFLLAASAASSDGRLIDKRNTVTEQYLFAVENGTEAAWKSVGLYFPNDTRYVPRANQQLARYYLQHDRWDDALKLFEQFAKHNDDPPYKAFGLAGECVVYYLEKNQKKSSEKALELSTVAGGLEPAKLESLLDRQMMQAVSYAIRKDLAADSQSPALWDKWLEQHFHDEPSAPSAAGQPTGSE